A stretch of the Streptomyces venezuelae genome encodes the following:
- a CDS encoding helix-turn-helix transcriptional regulator produces MVKSTRITNSIRSLRFAHGEMTQAQLAEHIGVTRQTVIAIEKGRYSPSLEMAFQIARVFKVSLEEVFQYPDHVNDEEESP; encoded by the coding sequence GTGGTGAAGTCCACCAGGATCACCAACAGCATCCGGTCCCTGCGGTTCGCCCACGGCGAGATGACCCAGGCACAACTGGCCGAGCACATCGGCGTGACCCGGCAGACCGTCATCGCCATCGAGAAGGGCCGCTATTCCCCCTCCCTCGAGATGGCCTTCCAGATCGCCCGGGTCTTCAAGGTCTCCCTCGAAGAGGTCTTCCAGTACCCGGACCATGTGAACGACGAGGAGGAGTCACCGTGA
- a CDS encoding NAD(P)-dependent alcohol dehydrogenase, producing the protein MKAIVQDVYGSADVLRLAEVDRPAPRDDEVLVRVHAAGVDAGVWHLMTGLPRLLRPAYGLRRPRHRTPGMDLAGRVEAVGRNVTRFRPGDEVFGIGRGTFAEYACAPERKLAPKPAGLTFEQAAAVPASALTALQALRDRGQVRPGAKVLVIGAAGGVGTYAVQLARALGAEVTGVCSTGKTALVRSIGADHVVDYTREDITDGTRRYDLILDIAGNRRLSRLRRALTPTGTLVLVGGDGGPWLGGTDRLLRAPLLSAVVRQRLRVLVSAERHQDLLVLTGLIESGRVTPVVDRTYPLEETPEAIRRLADRRALGKVVVTVVSSRAST; encoded by the coding sequence GTGAAGGCGATCGTGCAGGACGTGTACGGCTCCGCGGACGTGCTCCGGCTCGCGGAGGTGGACCGGCCCGCACCCCGCGACGACGAGGTCCTCGTCCGGGTGCACGCAGCCGGGGTGGACGCCGGGGTCTGGCACCTCATGACGGGTCTGCCCCGCCTGCTCCGGCCGGCCTACGGACTGCGCAGGCCCCGTCACCGCACCCCCGGCATGGACCTCGCGGGACGGGTCGAGGCGGTCGGCCGGAACGTCACCCGGTTCCGGCCGGGCGACGAGGTGTTCGGGATCGGCCGCGGCACCTTCGCCGAGTACGCCTGCGCCCCCGAGCGCAAACTCGCGCCGAAACCCGCCGGCCTCACCTTCGAACAGGCCGCTGCGGTCCCGGCGTCCGCCCTCACCGCCCTCCAGGCCCTGCGGGACCGGGGGCAGGTGCGCCCGGGCGCGAAGGTCCTGGTCATCGGCGCCGCCGGGGGAGTGGGCACGTACGCGGTACAGCTGGCCCGGGCGCTCGGCGCCGAGGTCACCGGCGTGTGCAGCACGGGCAAGACCGCGCTGGTCCGCTCGATCGGCGCGGACCATGTGGTCGACTACACCCGCGAGGACATCACGGACGGCACCCGCCGCTACGACCTCATCCTCGACATCGCGGGAAACCGCCGGCTGTCACGCCTGCGGCGGGCCCTCACCCCCACCGGCACGCTCGTCCTCGTCGGCGGTGACGGCGGTCCTTGGCTGGGCGGCACCGACCGGCTGCTCCGCGCCCCGCTGCTGTCCGCGGTCGTGCGTCAGCGGCTGCGGGTGCTGGTCTCGGCGGAGCGCCACCAGGACCTGCTGGTCCTGACCGGGCTCATCGAGTCCGGGCGGGTGACACCGGTCGTCGACCGGACGTACCCGCTCGAAGAGACCCCCGAGGCCATCCGGCGGCTGGCGGACCGCCGGGCCCTCGGCAAGGTGGTCGTCACCGTGGTCAGTAGTCGAGCGAGTACGTGA
- a CDS encoding phosphate-starvation-inducible PsiE family protein, protein MAAALSDKIRGARVQSALQVAEDAIHLVVAAFLVLLAALLAFGVVSDVVNAIRGPYDEQAIVLTALDSSLVLFIVAELLHTVRLTIRNRTLNAEPFLVVGMIAGVRKVLIVTAESEQSFQWKVQGIELLILTGLILVMALALFIWRRALAEDDRPEAALQDR, encoded by the coding sequence ATGGCCGCTGCTTTGTCCGACAAGATCCGGGGCGCCCGGGTGCAGAGCGCCCTGCAGGTGGCCGAGGACGCCATTCACCTGGTCGTCGCGGCGTTCCTGGTGCTGCTGGCCGCCCTGCTGGCGTTCGGAGTCGTCAGCGATGTCGTGAACGCCATCAGAGGGCCGTACGACGAGCAGGCGATCGTGTTGACGGCGCTGGACAGCAGCCTGGTGCTGTTCATCGTGGCCGAGCTGCTGCACACGGTGCGCCTGACCATCCGCAACCGGACGCTGAACGCGGAACCCTTCCTGGTGGTCGGCATGATCGCGGGCGTCCGGAAGGTGCTCATCGTGACCGCGGAGTCGGAGCAGTCGTTCCAGTGGAAGGTGCAGGGCATCGAGCTGCTCATCCTGACGGGGCTGATCCTGGTGATGGCGCTGGCCCTGTTCATCTGGCGCCGGGCGCTGGCGGAAGACGACCGTCCGGAGGCGGCCCTGCAGGACAGGTGA
- a CDS encoding hydrogenase maturation protein has translation MHILLVASAFNSLTQRVHAELRDHGHSLTVCLAHDDASLRETVARCAPDLVLAPMLKRAIPEDVWAAHTCLVVHPGPVGDRGPSSLDWAVHEGATRWGVTVLQANAEMDAGDVWASEACPVPPVGKSDLYRNEVSDAAVAAVLSAVERFASGTYIPRPQRGGTGTGVAAVTARTRPYFSQGLRRIDWEADGTDTVLRTLRAADSRPGVLDELLDGQWFLHGGHPEDQLTGRPGELLATRNGAVCRATADGAVWIPEMRARRAPGGPATVKLPAVLALGAERLGRVPGLREHPAPVDDSARRGRTWSDIRYREEGGAGFLSFSFPGGAMSTAHCRRLLDAYRAACSRPTSVLVLGGSRDFFSNGIHLNVIEAAEDPGAESWANINAMDDLVEAVLTTTDRLVVAAVGGNAAAGGVMLALAADEVWCRSGAVLNPHYRLMGLYGSEYWTHTLPRRVGPAAAGRLTREALPVSAAAGQRLGLVDRTLACPPEEFAGEVRRLATHLAASPATQARTAAKKGERERQEADRPLAAYREEELARMHRTFFDPEAPYHALRRAFVRKEPAGGTPPHIGATLPGRPGGVLSRGDRPPAIKKCEGR, from the coding sequence ATGCACATCCTGCTGGTCGCAAGTGCCTTCAACAGCCTCACCCAGCGCGTCCACGCCGAACTGCGCGACCACGGCCACAGCCTGACGGTGTGCCTCGCCCACGACGACGCGTCCCTCCGTGAGACCGTCGCCCGCTGCGCACCGGACCTCGTCCTGGCGCCCATGCTGAAGCGGGCCATCCCCGAAGACGTATGGGCCGCCCACACCTGCCTCGTCGTCCATCCCGGCCCGGTGGGCGACCGCGGGCCCTCCTCCCTCGACTGGGCCGTCCACGAGGGCGCGACCCGCTGGGGCGTCACCGTGCTCCAGGCCAACGCCGAGATGGACGCGGGCGACGTATGGGCCTCGGAGGCCTGCCCCGTCCCGCCCGTGGGCAAGAGCGACCTGTACCGCAACGAGGTGTCCGACGCCGCCGTGGCAGCGGTGCTCTCGGCCGTGGAACGGTTCGCCTCCGGAACGTACATCCCCCGCCCACAGCGCGGCGGCACGGGCACCGGGGTCGCCGCGGTCACCGCCCGGACCAGGCCGTACTTCAGCCAGGGGCTCCGCCGTATCGACTGGGAGGCGGACGGCACCGACACGGTCCTGCGCACGCTGCGCGCCGCCGACTCCCGGCCCGGGGTACTCGACGAACTGCTCGACGGCCAGTGGTTCCTGCACGGCGGGCACCCCGAGGACCAACTCACCGGCCGCCCGGGGGAGCTGCTGGCCACCAGGAACGGGGCGGTCTGCCGGGCCACGGCCGACGGCGCCGTGTGGATCCCCGAGATGCGGGCCCGGCGCGCCCCCGGAGGTCCCGCCACCGTCAAACTCCCGGCCGTCCTGGCACTCGGCGCCGAACGGCTGGGCCGGGTGCCCGGGCTGCGCGAACACCCGGCACCCGTGGACGACTCCGCGCGCCGGGGCCGCACCTGGTCCGACATCCGGTACCGGGAGGAGGGCGGAGCGGGCTTCCTCTCCTTCTCCTTCCCCGGCGGGGCCATGAGCACCGCGCACTGCCGCCGCCTCCTGGACGCCTACCGGGCGGCCTGCTCCCGGCCCACCTCGGTCCTGGTGCTCGGCGGCAGCCGGGACTTCTTCTCCAACGGGATCCATCTCAACGTCATCGAGGCGGCCGAGGACCCGGGAGCCGAATCCTGGGCCAACATCAACGCCATGGACGACCTCGTCGAGGCCGTCCTCACGACCACCGACCGGCTGGTGGTCGCCGCCGTGGGCGGCAACGCAGCCGCCGGCGGGGTGATGCTGGCCCTGGCCGCCGACGAGGTGTGGTGCAGGTCGGGGGCGGTCCTCAACCCGCACTACCGCCTGATGGGCCTGTACGGCTCGGAGTACTGGACCCACACCCTGCCCCGCCGGGTCGGTCCCGCCGCGGCCGGCCGGCTCACCCGGGAGGCCCTGCCGGTGAGCGCCGCGGCCGGGCAGCGGCTCGGCCTGGTGGACCGGACGCTGGCCTGCCCGCCGGAGGAGTTCGCCGGGGAGGTCCGCCGGCTCGCCACCCACCTGGCCGCATCACCCGCCACCCAGGCGAGGACCGCCGCCAAGAAGGGGGAGCGGGAGCGGCAGGAGGCGGACCGGCCGCTGGCCGCATACCGCGAGGAAGAACTGGCGCGGATGCACCGCACCTTCTTCGACCCGGAGGCCCCCTACCACGCGCTGCGCCGGGCGTTCGTACGCAAGGAGCCGGCCGGCGGAACGCCTCCGCACATCGGTGCGACGCTGCCCGGGCGGCCCGGTGGCGTGCTGTCGCGGGGTGACCGGCCGCCTGCTATCAAGAAGTGCGAAGGACGATAA
- a CDS encoding hydrogenase expression protein HypE, with translation MNAATPTTTTSTTETSGAAAASAEEETPIHILWINAGLSCDGDSVALTAAMQPSIEEIVLGVLPGLPKIAVHWPLIDFECGPVGGADTFIEWFFKGERGEIDPFVLVVEGSIPNESIKPEGYWCGFGDDPETGQPITTSEWIDRLAPKALAVVAIGTCATYGGIHAMSGNPTGAMGVPDYLGWDWKSKAGIPIVCVPGCPIQPDNFSETLTYLLYQAAGAAPMIPLDDKLRPTWLFGATVHEGCDRAGYYEQGQFATAYDSPQCLVKLGCWGPVVKCNVPKRGWMNGIGGCPNVGGICIACTMPGFPDKFMPFMDEPAGAKVSSKASGAYGAVVRRLREITIRTVDKEPKWRRTGERLTTGYRPPW, from the coding sequence ATGAATGCAGCGACGCCGACCACCACCACCAGCACGACCGAGACCTCCGGAGCCGCTGCGGCCTCGGCCGAGGAAGAGACCCCCATCCACATCCTCTGGATCAATGCGGGGCTGAGCTGCGACGGCGACTCGGTGGCCCTGACCGCCGCGATGCAGCCGAGCATCGAGGAGATCGTGCTCGGGGTACTGCCCGGCCTGCCGAAGATCGCCGTCCACTGGCCCCTGATCGACTTCGAGTGCGGCCCGGTGGGCGGCGCGGACACGTTCATCGAGTGGTTCTTCAAGGGCGAGCGCGGGGAAATCGACCCCTTCGTCCTGGTGGTCGAGGGGTCCATCCCCAACGAGTCCATCAAACCCGAGGGCTACTGGTGCGGGTTCGGGGACGACCCGGAGACCGGCCAGCCCATCACCACCAGCGAGTGGATCGACCGGCTGGCCCCCAAGGCGCTCGCCGTGGTCGCGATCGGCACCTGCGCCACCTACGGCGGAATCCACGCCATGTCCGGCAACCCCACCGGCGCCATGGGAGTGCCCGACTACCTGGGCTGGGACTGGAAGTCCAAGGCCGGCATCCCCATCGTGTGCGTCCCCGGCTGCCCGATCCAGCCCGACAACTTCTCCGAGACGCTGACCTACCTGCTCTACCAGGCCGCCGGAGCCGCCCCGATGATCCCCCTGGACGACAAGCTCCGTCCGACCTGGCTGTTCGGGGCCACGGTGCACGAGGGCTGCGACCGCGCCGGGTACTACGAGCAGGGCCAGTTCGCCACCGCGTACGACTCGCCCCAATGCCTGGTCAAGCTCGGCTGCTGGGGCCCCGTCGTCAAGTGCAACGTACCCAAGCGCGGCTGGATGAACGGGATCGGCGGCTGCCCCAACGTCGGCGGCATCTGCATCGCCTGCACGATGCCCGGCTTCCCCGACAAGTTCATGCCGTTCATGGACGAACCCGCCGGCGCCAAGGTCTCCAGCAAAGCCAGCGGCGCGTACGGAGCCGTGGTCCGCAGGCTCCGCGAGATCACCATCCGGACCGTGGACAAGGAACCGAAGTGGCGCCGCACCGGAGAACGGCTGACCACCGGCTACCGGCCGCCCTGGTGA
- a CDS encoding nickel-dependent hydrogenase large subunit encodes MAPKTKPGDGSGLVEMAWDPITRIVGSLGIHTKIDFKQKRVAECYSTSSVFRGYSVFMRGKDPRDAHFITSRICGICGDNHATCSVYAQNMAYGVKPPHLAEWIINLGESAEYMFDHNIFQENLVGVDYCEKMVRETNPGVLELAERTEAPHAGEHGYRTIADIMRSLNPIEGEFYREALQVSRYTREMFCLMEGRHVHPSTLYPGGVGTIASVQLFTDYMSRLMRYVEFMKRVVPLHDDLFDFFYEALPGYEEVGRRRVLLGCWGALNDPEYCDFTYANMTDWGRKMFVTPGVIVDGKLVTNDLTQINLGIRILLGSSYYEDWEGQEQFVTRDPLGNPVDPRHPWNQHTIPAPQKRNFDDKYSWVMSPRWFDGKDHLALDTGGGPIARLWSTALSGLVDIGYVKATGHSVVITLPRTMTKPETRFEWKIPQWSNALERNRARTYFQAYAAAVALHCAEKGLEEVRAGRTQTWEKFEVPDESIGVGFTEAVRGVLSHHMVIRDGKIANYHPYPPTPWNASTRDTFGTPGPYEDAVQNTPIFEENPPENFKGIDIMRAVRSFDPCLPCGVHMYVGGGKTVQKMHVPTGLSGLGG; translated from the coding sequence ATGGCACCGAAGACAAAGCCCGGCGACGGCAGTGGTCTGGTGGAGATGGCCTGGGATCCGATCACCCGGATCGTGGGCAGTCTCGGCATCCACACAAAGATCGACTTCAAGCAGAAGCGCGTGGCGGAGTGCTACAGCACCTCCTCCGTCTTCCGCGGCTACAGCGTCTTCATGCGCGGCAAGGACCCCCGCGACGCGCACTTCATCACCAGCCGCATCTGCGGGATCTGCGGCGACAACCACGCCACCTGCTCCGTGTACGCGCAGAACATGGCCTACGGGGTGAAGCCCCCGCACCTCGCCGAGTGGATCATCAACCTCGGAGAGTCCGCGGAGTACATGTTCGACCACAACATCTTCCAGGAGAACCTGGTCGGGGTCGACTACTGCGAGAAGATGGTCCGCGAGACCAACCCCGGAGTCCTGGAACTCGCCGAACGCACCGAGGCCCCGCACGCCGGCGAACACGGCTACCGCACCATCGCCGACATCATGCGCTCCCTCAACCCCATCGAGGGCGAGTTCTACCGCGAAGCCCTCCAGGTCAGCCGCTACACCCGGGAGATGTTCTGCCTGATGGAGGGCCGCCATGTGCACCCCTCCACGCTCTACCCCGGTGGCGTCGGCACCATCGCCTCCGTCCAATTGTTCACGGACTACATGAGCCGCCTGATGCGGTACGTGGAGTTCATGAAGCGGGTCGTCCCGCTCCACGACGACCTCTTCGACTTCTTCTACGAGGCCCTCCCCGGCTACGAGGAGGTCGGCCGCCGGCGCGTGCTGCTCGGCTGCTGGGGAGCGCTCAACGACCCCGAGTACTGCGACTTCACCTACGCCAACATGACCGACTGGGGACGGAAGATGTTCGTCACCCCGGGCGTCATCGTGGACGGAAAACTGGTCACCAACGACCTCACCCAGATCAACCTCGGCATCAGGATCCTGCTCGGCAGCTCCTACTACGAGGACTGGGAGGGCCAGGAGCAGTTCGTCACCCGCGATCCGCTCGGCAACCCCGTCGACCCGCGCCACCCCTGGAACCAGCACACCATCCCGGCGCCGCAGAAGCGGAACTTCGACGACAAGTACAGCTGGGTGATGTCCCCCCGCTGGTTCGACGGCAAGGACCACCTGGCACTGGACACCGGCGGCGGCCCCATCGCCCGGCTGTGGTCCACCGCCCTGTCCGGGCTGGTCGACATCGGGTACGTCAAGGCCACCGGCCACAGCGTGGTCATCACCCTGCCGCGCACCATGACCAAGCCCGAGACCCGCTTCGAGTGGAAGATCCCGCAGTGGAGCAACGCGCTGGAACGCAACCGCGCGCGCACCTACTTCCAGGCGTACGCCGCCGCCGTCGCCCTGCACTGCGCCGAGAAGGGCCTGGAGGAGGTCCGCGCCGGACGCACCCAGACCTGGGAGAAGTTCGAGGTGCCGGACGAGTCCATCGGCGTCGGCTTCACCGAGGCCGTACGCGGTGTGCTCTCCCACCACATGGTCATCCGGGACGGCAAGATCGCCAACTACCACCCCTACCCGCCGACTCCGTGGAACGCCAGCACCCGCGACACCTTCGGCACCCCCGGCCCGTACGAGGACGCCGTCCAGAACACCCCCATCTTCGAGGAGAACCCGCCGGAGAACTTCAAGGGCATCGACATCATGCGCGCCGTGCGCAGCTTCGATCCCTGCCTGCCCTGCGGGGTCCACATGTACGTGGGCGGCGGCAAGACCGTGCAGAAGATGCACGTGCCGACCGGACTGAGCGGCCTGGGCGGATGA
- a CDS encoding NifU family protein, translating to MSAPTAPRPTARQAPNAEQAGRRVEEILDRLAAAGDHRAAASAEELVRVLMDFYGAGLARIVELLEDQAPQTPQSPLPRLLEDELVSGLLVLHDLHPEDTATRIARALDGVPHPVEVVEFDTTTGTLRLRSAEPSGAGSGCGCPSTGEAVRQAVETAVAGFAPEVNRVELEQPTASSRQPALLQIGTRPPATAS from the coding sequence ATGAGCGCCCCGACCGCGCCGCGCCCCACGGCCCGGCAGGCCCCGAACGCGGAGCAGGCCGGACGGCGCGTCGAGGAGATCCTCGACCGCCTGGCCGCGGCCGGAGACCACCGGGCAGCAGCCTCGGCCGAGGAACTCGTCCGGGTGCTGATGGACTTCTACGGAGCCGGGCTGGCCCGGATCGTCGAACTGCTGGAAGACCAGGCCCCGCAGACCCCGCAGTCGCCGCTGCCCCGGCTGCTCGAGGACGAACTCGTCTCCGGCCTGCTGGTCCTGCACGACCTCCACCCCGAGGACACCGCCACCCGGATCGCCCGCGCCCTGGACGGCGTCCCACACCCCGTGGAGGTGGTGGAGTTCGACACCACGACCGGCACCCTGCGGCTCCGCTCCGCCGAGCCGTCGGGTGCGGGCTCGGGCTGCGGATGCCCGAGCACCGGCGAAGCCGTCCGGCAGGCCGTCGAAACCGCCGTGGCGGGCTTCGCCCCGGAGGTGAACCGGGTGGAGCTGGAACAGCCCACTGCCTCCTCCCGGCAGCCGGCCCTGCTCCAGATCGGCACCCGTCCGCCGGCGACGGCTTCGTGA
- a CDS encoding DUF5947 family protein — MSTHQAARQRPAAAAAPGATGLRRFTAPRPPEQQRCELCGRPVAEHDHRHLVDTEQRALTCACTPCALLFTRPGAAGGRFRTVPDRYLTDPDHTLDDTAWERLQIPVGVAFFFRNAALDRLVALYPSPAGATESELDPSTWQSVLGGSRLTRLLEPDVEALLLHREHGRTECHLVPVDICYELVGRMRLLWQGFDGGAEARAALTEFFEQVRQRARAAGEAEPS, encoded by the coding sequence GTGAGTACGCACCAGGCGGCGCGGCAGCGCCCGGCTGCCGCCGCCGCCCCCGGTGCCACGGGCCTGCGCCGGTTCACCGCACCGCGACCGCCGGAGCAGCAGCGGTGCGAACTGTGCGGCAGACCGGTCGCCGAACACGACCACCGGCACCTGGTGGACACCGAGCAGCGCGCCCTGACCTGCGCATGCACCCCCTGCGCCCTGCTGTTCACCCGGCCCGGCGCCGCGGGCGGCCGGTTCCGCACCGTCCCGGACCGCTATCTGACCGACCCGGACCACACCCTCGACGACACCGCCTGGGAACGCCTGCAGATTCCGGTCGGCGTCGCCTTCTTCTTCCGCAACGCCGCCCTCGACCGGCTGGTCGCCCTCTACCCCAGCCCGGCCGGCGCCACCGAGAGCGAACTCGACCCGTCGACCTGGCAGTCCGTACTCGGCGGCAGCCGCCTGACCCGGCTGCTCGAACCCGACGTGGAGGCCCTGCTGCTGCACCGCGAACACGGCCGCACCGAATGCCACCTCGTCCCGGTCGACATCTGCTACGAACTGGTGGGCCGGATGCGCCTGCTGTGGCAGGGATTCGACGGCGGAGCGGAGGCCCGGGCCGCGCTGACGGAATTCTTCGAACAGGTCCGGCAACGGGCCAGGGCGGCAGGGGAGGCGGAACCGTCATGA
- a CDS encoding DUF6084 family protein, translated as MTELAFSCTGVRADPYAAGPTLVFRLRITAPPQEPVHALALRCQIRIEPARRSYEDREAAGLADLFGERSRWGTTLQPVQFAQVPLMVPGFTGETEADLVVPCTYDMDIAATRYFEALSGGEVPLLMLFSGTAFTGPGGFRVQPVPWDREATCRMPVAVWREMIEQHFPGCGWIRLPRDTMDALLAYRSRHALPSWEATLRALLEDGAATALLPRVTERTAT; from the coding sequence ATGACCGAACTCGCCTTCAGCTGCACCGGCGTACGCGCCGACCCCTACGCGGCCGGGCCCACCCTGGTCTTCCGGCTGCGCATCACGGCACCACCGCAGGAGCCGGTCCACGCCCTGGCGCTGCGCTGCCAGATCCGGATCGAACCGGCCCGGCGGAGCTACGAGGACCGGGAGGCGGCCGGACTGGCCGACCTCTTCGGTGAACGCTCACGCTGGGGCACCACCCTCCAGCCCGTGCAGTTCGCCCAGGTCCCCCTGATGGTCCCCGGCTTCACCGGCGAAACCGAGGCCGACCTCGTGGTGCCCTGCACCTACGACATGGACATCGCCGCCACCCGCTACTTCGAGGCCCTCTCAGGCGGCGAAGTGCCCCTGCTGATGCTCTTCTCCGGCACGGCGTTCACCGGACCCGGAGGCTTCCGCGTCCAGCCCGTGCCCTGGGACCGGGAGGCGACCTGCCGGATGCCCGTCGCGGTGTGGCGGGAGATGATCGAACAGCACTTCCCCGGCTGCGGCTGGATCCGGCTGCCCCGCGACACCATGGACGCGCTGCTCGCCTACCGCTCCCGGCACGCCCTGCCGTCCTGGGAGGCGACGCTGCGCGCGCTGCTGGAGGACGGCGCCGCGACGGCACTACTGCCGCGGGTCACCGAGAGGACCGCGACATGA